Proteins found in one Magnolia sinica isolate HGM2019 chromosome 5, MsV1, whole genome shotgun sequence genomic segment:
- the LOC131246994 gene encoding pentatricopeptide repeat-containing protein At3g29230-like — protein sequence MAEAKQILSQIIQTGISNHSSSLSAILSFSATSPQGDLHLASLIFAHIEKPNSFVCNSMIRGFASSRNPDRALFFYLQMNREKSIADKFTFPFVLKACAVLLAVEVGRSVHGKIIQLGFSSDPFICSGLVRMYSEFNEIDVARKLFDATPERDFVLWNSMIGGYLKCGLLDPARGLFDNMSDKNVGTFNAILGGYVRFGCLAIAHKLFEEMPERDVVSWNTMIGAHARCGSVGTAQKLFNDAPVRNVTTWSAIISGFAQSSRFQDGLEIFKEMVLEGAKPNQAILVSVLSSCAHLGALEQGIWIHAYIEKHGIEVDDVLGSSLIDMYSKCGFLQGSRMVFDKIVKKDVCAWTSMIYGFAIHGHSLRALNLFAEMEAVGIRPNNITFVAILCACSHSGLVDKGREIFNRINRSDHMRPTIEHYTCMVDLLSRANLLDEAQDLIKAMPMEPDDSVFGALLSGFNIHRRRCLGNEDVGKQITKLQTADSGAYVLMSNMYASIEQWDEVARMRRMMVGMGVKKNPGCSLIEVLMSNDNTFKVVSVGSVRIKMFDGVERILIKVKHVPDLRKILISPGALEEALDELNAEKRAMDDKMDSFYKNEMWELVELPIDRKVIVCK from the exons ATGGCAGAAGCCAAACAGATCCTCTCCCAAATTATCCAAACGGGCATTTCCAatcactcttcttctctctctgcaATCCTCTCCTTCTCCGCAACCTCACCCCAAGGCGACCTCCATCTTGCGTCTTTGATCTTCGCCCACATCGAAAAACCCAACTCCTTCGTCTGCAATTCCATGATAAGAGGATTTGCGAGCTCTCGAAACCCCGATCGAGCCCTTTTCTTCTACCTTCAGATGAATCGTGAAAAATCCATCGCCGATAAATTCACTTTCCCTTTCGTTCTCAAAGCTTGCGCTGTTCTGCTAGCCGTAGAGGTCGGTAGATCTGTTCATGGGAAGATTATACAATTGGGTTTTTCTTCGGACCCTTTTATTTGTAGCGGTTTAGTCCGAATGTACTCTGAATTCAATGAAATTGATGTTGCTCGGAAGCTGTTCGACGCAACTCCTGAGAGGGATTTCGTTCTCTGGAATTCGATGATTGGTGGGTATTTGAAATGCGGCCTCTTGGACCCTGCGCGCGGATTGTTTGACAATATGTCTGATAAGAACGTTGGCACATTCAATGCAATTCTCGGGGGGTATGTGAGGTTTGGGTGTCTAGCCATTGCTCACAAGCTATTTGAAGAAATGCCCGAACGAGATGTAGTGTCATGGAACACAATGATTGGGGCCCATGCAAGGTGTGGATCCGTGGGGACTGCGCAGAAACTTTTCAATGATGCGCCTGTTAGAAATGTGACCACATGGAGTGCGATCATATCTGGGTTTGCGCAGAGCAGTCGATTCCAGGACGGGCTCGAGATCTTCAAGGAAATGGTGCTTGAGGGTGCCAAGCCTAACCAAGCCATATTGGTTAGTGTACTCTCTTCATGTGCTCATCTTGGGGCTCTTGAGCAAGGCATTTGGATTCATGCTTATATTGAGAAACATGGGATTGAGGTGGATGATGTATTAGGCTCTTCTCTCATTGATATGTACTCGAAGTGCGGTTTCCTACAAGGTTCTAGGATGGTGTTTGATAAGATTGTCAAGAAAGACGTTTGTGCATGGACTTCGATGATTTATGGGTTTGCCATACATGGGCATTCCCTTAGAGCCCTCAATCTATTTGCCGAAATGGAGGCTGTGGGGATTAGACCTAACAATATTACCTTTGTAGCTATCTTATGTGCTTGTTCTCATTCAGGGCTAGTTGACAAGGGGCGAGAGATCTTCAACCGAATAAATAGATCGGATCACATGAGGCCTACAATTGAGCATTACACTTGCATGGTCGATCTTCTGAGTCGGGCAAACCTCTTAGATGAGGCTCAGGACCTTATCAAGGCCATGCCGATGGAGCCAGATGATTCTGTCTTTGGGGCTCTGCTAAGTGGGTTTAATATACACAGGAGACGTTGTTTGGGAAATGAAGATGTAGGGAAGCAGATTACAAAGCTACAAACGGCAGATAGTGGGGCTTATGTACTCATGTCAAATATGTATGCTTCGATCGAACAGTGGGACGAGGTTGCAAGGATGAGGAGGATGATGGTGGGAATGGGAGTGAAAAAGAATCCTGGTTGTAGCTTGATTGAG GTGCTTATGAGCAATGATAATACTTTTAAAGTAGTAAGTGTTGGATCGgtgcgtatcaagatgtttgatggcgtGGAGCGTATCTTGATCAAAGTGaaacacgttcctgatttgaggaagattctGATATCTCCGGGAGCACTCGAG gaggctcttgatgagcttaATGCCGAAAAGCGAGCGATGGATGATAAAATGGACTCATTCTACAAGAATGAGAtgtgggagttggtggagcttcccatCGACCGTAAAGTGATTGTGTGCAAGTGA